TCCTCGGGCGGGAGCCGGAGGTAGCGGGGCAGGTTCTCGTACCACTGGGCGCTGTAGCGGGCGGCGCTCTGCGCGGGGAGCAGGGCAGCCTTGCGCTCCCGTTCGTAGCGGGCGAGGGCCTGCGGGACGGTGGGCAGTTCGCGCAGGGCGCCGGCCAGCGCGATGGCGTCCTCCAGGGCGAGGGTGGTGCCCGCGCCGATGGAGTAGTGGGTGGTGTGCGCGGCGTCGCCGACCAGCACGAGGTTCCCGCGGTACCAGGTGCGGTTGGTGAGGGTGCGGAAGGTCCGCCACGGGGTACCCCCGTCGGCCGGGGAGCGGCCGAGCAGCCGGTGGCCGTCCAGCGCGTCGGCGAACAGCTTCTCCAGCAGGATCAGTCCCTCGGCCTCGTCGGCGCGGTCCAGGCCGAGGCCGGTCAGGGTCTCGGGGGCGCATTCGACGACGCAGGTCCCGCGGTCGGGGCCGTAGCCGTAGCCGTAGCACCAGATCCAGCCGTGGTCGGTCTCGGTGAAGCCGAAGGTGAAGGCGTCGAACGCCTTGGTGGTGCCGAGCCATGCGTAGCAGTTGCGGCCGGCGGTCATCTCGGTGCCGAAGTGGCCGGCGTACCGGGTGCGCAGCGCGCTGCGGACGCCGTCGGCCGCCACCACCAGGTCGGCTTCGGGCAGGCGGTCGGCGGTGACCTCGTGCGCGTACTCCAGGCGGACGCCGAGGGATCGGGCCCGGTCGGCGAGGATCTCCAGCAGCCGGTGGCGGCCGATGCCGAAGCCCTGGTCGCCGGCGTGCCGGACGGTGCGGTCGCCGACGTGGGCGACCCCCTCGTTCCAGCGGACGGAGTGCTCGTCGAGGGCGCGCGCCGACTCGGGGTCGTGCAGGTGCAGCCGGTCGAGCAGCCCGCGCCAGTACGTCACGCCCCACCCGTAGGTGGAGCCCTCGGGGCCTCGCTCGTGGACGGTGATCTCGTGGGACGGGTCCTGGAGCTTCAGCAGGATCGACAGATACAGGCCGGCGGGCCCGCCGCCGACGCAGGCGACCTTCACACGCACCCCTGACAGTCACTCGGTCACTCTTCGCGGTCGATTGGCAACCCACAGTAGCAGCCACCCGGCGGGGGTTTGCGTCAGCTTCGCGGCGTGATCCGCGCCACTGCGGTCGGCCGGCCGGGGGAAGTTACCTCGCGGAACAGGGACCCCGCGCGAAGGAATTTCCCGTTCCGCCCTTCTCGGCCATCGCCTCCAGCAAGATCAACTTGGTTCAACACTGCACGACATGTGGGCAATTGTCCGGATCGGAGCCAACCGTTCGCGGGAGTGCCCCACGGGCCGGTAGGCATGCGGAGTCATCCACCCCCTTCACACCCGGAGGTCCGTATGCCCGAACTCAGCCGCCGTCGTGCGCTCGGCGCCGCAGCCGCCCTCGCCGCGGCAGCCGGCACCCAGGCGGTCGCCGCCCCCGCCGCCACCGCCGCCGGTCACCACCCGGGTCCGTCCACCGCCGCCACCGGTCACCACCCCGGCACGCCCGCCTCCTTCGACGAGGTCTACAAGGGCCGCCGGATACAGGGCCGGCCCGCCGCCGGGGGCCATCACCAGCACCACGGCGGCGGCTACGCGGTCCTCATCGACGGCGTGGAGCTGCACGTGATGCAGAACGCCGACGGCAGCTGGATCAGCGTCGTCAGCCACTACGACCCGGTCCCCACCCCGCGGGCCGCCGCCCGGGCGGCGGTCGACGAACTCCAGGGCGCGCGGCTGCTGCCGTTCCCCGCCAACTGACCCGCCCCGCGCCTCCTTGGAGCACTCGCACATGACCGTCCGGAAGAACCAGGCCACCCTGACCGCCGACGAGAAGCGGCGCTTCGTCGCCGCCGTCCTGGAACTCAAGCGCAGCGGCCGCTACGACGAGTTCGTCACCACCCACAACGCCTTCATCATCGGCGACACCGACGCGGGTGAGCGCACCGGCCACCGCTCGCCCTCGTTCCTGCCCTGGCACCGCAGATACCTGCTGGAGTTCGAGCGGGCCCTGCAGAGCGTGGACGCCTCGGTCGCCCTCCCCTACTGGGACTGGTCCGCCGACCGCACCGCACGGGCCTCGCTGTGGGCGCCCGACTTCCTCGGCGGCACCGGGCGCAGCCTGGACGGCCGGGTCATGGACGGACCGTTCGCCGCCTCGGCCGGCAACTGGCCGATCAACGTGCGCGTGGACGGGCGCGCGTACCTGCGGCGGTCGCTCGGCACCGCGGTGCGGGAACTGCCGACGCGGGCGGAGGTGGAGTCGGTGCTCGGCATGGCCACGTACGACACGGCCCCCTGGAACAGCGCCTCGGACGGCTTCCGCAACCACCTGGAGGGCTGGCGCGGCGTCAACCTGCACAACCGCGTCCACGTCTGGGTGGGCGGGCAGATGGCCACCGGGATGTCGCCCAACGACCCGGTGTTCTGGCTGCACCACGCCTACGTCGACAAGCTGTGGGCCGAGTGGCAGCGCCGCCACCCGGGATCCGGCTACCTCCCCGCCGCCGGGACGCCCGACGTGGTGGACCTGAACGACAGGATGAAGCCCTGGAACGACACCTCCCCGGCCGACCTTTTGGACCACACCGCCCACTACACCTTCGACACCGACTGACCCGGCCGGCCGTCGGCAGGCATCCTCCCGCAGGTCAGGGGTACCCGCGTCGCACCTGTCCGACGAACGACGAAGGAGTGACCGACGCATGTCGCAGGTCGAGGAATCCATCGAGGTCGCCGTCCCCGTGCACACCGCCTACAACCAGTGGACGCAGTTCGAGACGTTCCCCGCGTTCATGGACGGCGTGGAGCGCATCGAGCAGCGCACCGACACGCTCACCCACTGGGTGACGAAGGTCGACGGGGTCCGGCGGGAGTTCGACGCGGAGATCACCGAGCAGATCCCGGACGAGCGGGTCGCCTGGACGACCGTCGCCGGTGACGCCCGCCAGGCGGGCGTGGTGACGTTCCACCGCCTCGACGACGCCCGCACCAAGGTGATGCTGCAGATGGACTTCGAGCCGGACGGCGTCGCCGAGACCGTCGGCGACAAGCTGGGGTTCGTGAAGCGGCAGACCAAGGGCGACCTGGAGCGCTTCAAGAAGTACATCGAGGAGCGCGGGCAGGAGACCGGGGCCTGGCGCGGCCAGGTCTGAGCGCGCCGCGTCCCGCGCGGCCGGCCGGGGCCGCCGGTACGCCGCCCGGCCCGCCGCCGCTCAGCCGGCCGCGGCGGTGCGGCACTCCGGGTGGCCCCAGCCCTGGTCGTTCCTGGCGATCGGCTCGCCCGCGGCGTAGGACCGGCCGCACGGACAGCGACCGGGGAACTTCGCCTTGATCGTCCGCGAACCGCCGCCGCTCCTCCGGGCCGCCGGAGGGCGGCGGCGCGGTGTTCCGGCGGACGGGGCGTCCGGGGCGGGCGGCGGCTCCGGGGAGCCGAGGGCGCTGCCCGCCGGCTCCTGCCCGGAGGCCGCCTGGCTGGCGGCACGGTCGGCGAAGTCGTTGAGCGGGTCGCCGTCCACCTGGTGGGCGGGGACGTACCGGAACTCGACGGTGCGGCCGTCGAGCAGTTCGTCGATCCGCACGACCAGGTCCTGGTTGGCGACGGGCTTGCCGGCGGACGTCTTCCAGCCGTTGCGCTTCCACCCGGGCAGCCACGTGGTCACGGCCTTCATCGCGTACTGCGAGTCCATCCGGATCTCCAGCGGCACGGCCGGGTCGGTCGCCGCCAGCAGCCGCTCCAGGGCGGTCAGTTCGGCGACGTTGTTGGTGGCCCGGCCGAGCGGGCCCGCCTCCCACCGGACCGGCGTCTCCGTCTCGTCGGCGACGACCCAGGCCCAGCCCGCCGGTCCGGGGTTTCCCTTCGATGCCCCGTCGCACGCGGCCACCACTCGTTCACGCATGAGCCCGATCATGCCATGGACGGGCCGGGTTCCCGGTGAGGGGGACGGTGGCTCAGGAGACCTCGGTGGTCCCGGGCATCTCCCCTTCCGTCCTCGTGACGTCGATCACGGTGAAGTTCGCCCCCTGCGGATCGCTCAGCGCGGCGAACCGCCCGAACGGGCTGTCCATCGGGCCGAACCGCAGCACACCGCCGCGCCCGGTGGCCTTCGCCACGGCCTCGTCGCAGTCGGGGACGGCGAAGTAGACGTTGATGTACGGCGGGATCTCGGGCGGGAACTCCTCGGTCATCCTCATCCGGCCGAGCACCGGGGCGTCCCCGGCCTCGAAGATCCTGAAGTCCACCCCGTGGTCCTGCAGCTGCTTGGCCCGGTACGGGAAGACGGCCGGGAAGAAGGCGTCCGACTTCTCGGGCTCACGGGTGAAGACCTCCGCCCAGCAGAAGGCGCCGGGCGTGCCCGTCTCCGCCTGGAAGCCCTCGTGGGTGCCCGACTGCCACACGCCGAACGCGACCCCGCTCGGGTCGCGGGCCAGGCACATGGTGCCGAAGTCGGCGACCGCCATCGGCTCCACCAGCACCTCGCCGCCGTTGTGCCGGATCTTCTCTGCGGTGGCGGCGGCGTCCGGGGAGGCGAGGTAGAGACACCACTGCGACTGCCCCTCCCCCTCCTGGCCCGGCATGGGCGGGACGATGGCGGCGACCGCCTTGCCGTCGTGGTAGGCCTGCGTGTAGTTGCCGTACTCCGTCGCCGACTCGCCGAAGGTCCAGCCGAGGACGTCGCCGTAGAAGCTCTTGGCCCCTTCCAGGTCGGTGAACATCGCGTCGGCCCAGCAGGGATGTCCCTCAGGTTTCACGGCCATGATCGCGGCCCTCTTCCGGTTGGTGAAACGGTCCCTTCCTCACGCTAGCCACCCGGTCGCCGCCCCGCCCGCCGGCGGGCGGGGCCCCCGTCCTGCCCGGGTGGCGGCTGGGCGGTCACTCGCCGGCGTACGCCTTCTCCAGGGCGGCGAGGTCGAGCTTGCCCATCGTCAGCATGGCCGCCATCGCGCGCTGCGCCTTCGCCGGGTCCGGGTCGCCGACCATGTCGTCGAGCCGGCTCGCGGAGACCTGCCAGGACACGCCGTACTTGTCCTTGAGCCAGCCGCAGGGGCCGGGCTCGCCGCCGTTCTCGGTCAGCCTGGTCCAGTAGTAGTCGATCTCCTCCTGGTCGTCGCACTGGACGATGAAGGAGACCGCCTCGTTGAACGTGAAGTCCGGGCCGCCGTTGAGCGCCATGAACCGCTGCCCGTTAACCGTGAACTCGACGGTCATCACCGTGCCGGCCGGGCGGGGGGCGCCCTCGGGGTAGCGGGCGATCCTGTCGATGCTCGAGTTCTTGAAGATCGAGACGTAGTGGTGGGCGGCTTCCTCGGCCTCGGTGTCGAACCAGAGACACGTGGTGAATCCGTCGGTCGTCATGTCTGCCTCCTGGGCGTGGAACGCGGTCACCACTGTCGACCGCCGCCCCGGGCGAAACTCATCGGCCGGGCACGCACCGATTTCCGCGTCCTTCCGCCCGTCCGTGCGTCCAGCCCCGTCCGGCCGTTCCGACCCGTCCCGCGGGAGCCCGGCACGACCGGCGGGACACCCCCTAGCATCGCGGTCATGACCACATCACCGGGCACGGACGCCGTCCGCCCCTTCCGTCTCGCCGTCCCCGACGAGGCCCTCGCCGACCTGCACGACCGCCTCGACCGCACCCGCTGGCCCGACCAGCTCCCGGGAGTCGGGTGGGCGTACGGGGTGCCCGCGGACTACCTGCGCGAGCTGGTGCGGTACTGGCGGCACGACTACGACTGGCGGGCCGCCGAGGCCCGGCTCGCCGCGTGGCCGCAGTACACCACCACCATCGACGGGGCGAACGTCCACTTCGCGCACATCCGCTCCCCCGAGCCGGACGCCACGCCGCTGGTCATCACACATGGCTGGCCCGGTTCGATCGTCGAGTTCCTGGACGTCGTCGGCCCGTTGACCGACCCGGCCGCGTACGGCGGGGAATCGCAGGACGCGTTCCACGTCGTCGTGCCGAGCATCCCCGGGTTCGGCCTGTCCGGGCCGACGACGGAACCCGGCTGGGAAGCCGGGCGGATCGCCGACGCCTGGGCCGAGCTGATGCGCCGGCTCGGCTACGAACGGTTCGGCGCGCAGGGCGGAGACTGGGGCGCCGCCATCTCCCGCGAACTGGGCCGCGCCCACCCCGGCCGGGTCATCGGCGTCCATCTCAACCTGCTGCCGGGCGCTCAGGCGACCACGGAGCCCACCGCCGAGGAGCTGGCGGCCCTCGGTCCCGAGGAGCGGGAGCGCACACTGGCCTCCTGGCGCGGCTGGAGCGCCTGGTCGAGCGAGGGCACCGGCTACGCCGTGCTCCAGGCGACCCGGCCGCAGACCCTGGCCTACGCCCTGACCGACTCGCCGGTGGGTCAGCTCGCCTGGATCGTCGAGAAGTTCAAGGAGTGGACGGACTCCGGGGAACTGCCCGAGGAGGCCGTGGACCGGGACCGGCTGCTGACCAACGTGATGCTGTACTGGCTGACGGGGACGGCCGGGTCCGCCGCCCGCATCTACTACGAGCGGGCGCACGCCACCGGCCGTGCCGCCGCGCCCGCCGAACCGTCCACCGTGCCGACCGCCGTCGCCCTCTTCCCGGCCGAACTGCAGCTCCCGCTGCGGCACAAGGCCGACCGCACCGAGCACATCGTCCGCTGGACGGAGCTGGACCGGGGCGGGCACTTCGCCGCGCTGGAGGAGCCGGACCTCCTGGTGGCGGACGTGCGGGCGTTCTTCCGGCAGCTGCGGCAGGACGGCGCCGGCTGATCGCTTCGCCCTCGGCGAATTCGCGGCGGGCAGAGAAATCACCGGCCGGTGGCGTGCCCGGCCGACAGTGGAGTCACCGGTATCCACGACCAGGAGGTCAGATGACTCCGCACACGATGCCCGCCCCACGCGCGCAGGAGGGCGACACCCCGCCGACCCGGTTCGACGATCATCTCGCGGCACAGCTGCTCGGGCAGCGGATCGTTCTCCTGGGCACCCAGGTCGACGAGGTCTCCGCGAACCGGGTGTGCAGCCAGCTGCTGATCCTGTCCGCGGAGGACCCGCGGACCGACATCAGCCTGTTCGTGAACAGCCCCGGCGGGTCGGTGCACGCCGGGCTGGCCATCTACGACACCATGCGGCTGATCCCCAACGACGTCTCCACCCTGGCGATGGGATTCGCGGCCAGCATGGGGCAGTTCCTGCTCAGCGTCGGCGCGCCCGGCAAGCGGTACGCCCTGCCGAACGCCCGGATCATGATGCACCAGCCGTCCGCGGGCATCGGCGGCACCACCGCGGACATCGAGATCCAGGCGGACAACCTGGAGTTCACCAAGCGGACCATCGAGCGCATCACCGCGGAGCACACCGGGCAGAGCCCGGAGACCATCTCCCGGGACGGTGACCGCGACCGCTGGTTCACGGCCGAGGAGGCCAGGGAGTACGGGATGGTGGACCGGATCGTGGACTCCTTCGCGGAGATCCTGCCGGCCGCGACGCGACGACGGACGGGGCTGTAGTCATGAGCGGTTACACGATTCCGCACGTGGTCGAGCGGACTCCGCACGGCGAGCGGTCCTACGACGTGTTCAGCCGGCTGCTGTCGGAGCGGATCATCTTCCTCGGCACCGAGATCGACGACGGCGTCGCCAACGTCGTCATCGCGCAACTCCTCCATCTGGAGTCGGCGGCGCCGGAGAGCGAGATCTCGATCTATCTCAACTCGCCCGGCGGCTCGTACACCTCGCTGATGGCGATCTACGACACCATGACCTTCGTGAAGGCGCCGATCTCCACGTTCTGCGTGGGGCAGGCGGCGTCCACGGCGGCCGTGCTGCTGGCCGGCGGGGACCCCGGGCGGCGGTTCGTGCTGGACCACGCCCGGGTGCTGCTCGGCCAGCCCGCCAGCGGCGGACGCCAGGGCACGGTGTCCGACCTCGCCCTCCAGGCCAAGGAGATGGTGCGGATCCGGTCCCAGGTGGAGGAGGTGCTGGCCCGGCACACCGGCCACGACATCGCCACGCTGCGGGCCGACATGGACCGGGACAAGGTGTTCACCGCCCAGGAGGCGGTGGCGTACGGGCTGGCCGACGAGGTGCTGAGCCGGCGTCTCGCGACGGTCTGAGACGCCGGCCGGGCACCGGCCTCAGGCGGCCAGGCAGAGCCCGTCGTACGACGAGGTCGTGGTGGTGCGGCCACGGGGGGCGGGCCGGGAGGTGACCCTGACCAGCTCCCGCTGGGCCATCGTCAGCAGGTCGCCCAGGCCGAGGCCGAGCGCCCGGGCGGCGGCCGCGAGCACCTCCGAGGATGCCTCCTTGCGGCCCCGCTCCACCTCCGACAGGTACGGCATCGAGATCCGGGCCGCGTCGGCGACGTCCTTGAGCGTCCGCTCCTGCGCGAGCCGTTCGCGCCGCAGGACGTCGCCGACGAGGTCGCGCCACAGGGGTTCCTTGGGTGCGGCGCCGTGCGGGCGCGCCGGGCGCACGGGCGCGGGGGGCGGGGTCGCGGCGCCCGGGTGCGCGGGGCGCGCGGCCCGGGGGCGGAGCTGGATGACGCGGGCTGCGTTCGGCGGTTGGTCGGTCATCGCTTCAGCCTAGGAGCGGGCGGCCGGACCGGAAGGCCCCGGCGTTCCGCCCTCGGTGGAATGGGGCAAATCGCCGGCGGTGCATGCTACGGAATCCGGACAGGTCAGGACGGATCACGGAGGTTCGGTGAAGCGGCCCGTCCGGTGGCCGACTCCGCCGTGAACTGGGATGATGCGTCCGGTGGAGTCATGGCGGAGATCCGTCCGGACGGCAGACAGAACCTGGTACCGGCTGTTTTGCGCCATCTCGACACCGGTCGTGCATGCTCGGCCACACTCCGGGTACCCGCACGGGTGCGCTTCCGGCCCGGGGCGCACCAGGACCGCAGCAGCCGAGAGCCGTAGCGAAAGAGGCAGACGTCGCACCATGACTTCCGTGGGAGAGGCAATGGACACCGCCAGCGCCACCGCCCTGACCGGGCCTGAGGCGCCGGTCGTCGAGCAGAGCGAGCGGGCCGGCACCGGGTCCGGCCCGGTGCCGGCGGTCGTGGACCCGCGGGCGGTGGCGCCCCGCGACGCACGGGAGCTGTCGCGCCAGTTCTTCCACCGGCTGCAGGAGCTGGAGGAGGGCACCCGCGAGTACCAGTACGCGCGCAACACGCTCATCGAGATGAACATGTCGCTGGTGCGCTTCGCGGCCGGCCGGTTCCGCGGCCGCGGAGACGACATGGAGGACGTCGTCCAGACCGGCATGATCGGTCTGATCAAGGCCATCGACCGGTTCGACCTCAGCCGCGAGGTCGAGTTCACCTCGTTCGCGCTGCCGTACGTCGTGGGTGAGATCAAGCGGTTCTTCCGGGACACCACGTGGGCGGTGCACGTGCCGCGCCGGCTCCAGGAGCTGCGGGTGGAGCTGGCCAAGGCACGCGAGGAGCTGTCCAGCCGGCTGGACCGCGAGCCGACGGTCGCGGAGCTGGCCACCTTGATGAACATCTCCGAGAACGAGGTGGTCGAGGGCCAGATCGCGGCCAACGGCTACCACTCGGCGTCGCTGGACGCCGCCCTGACGGGTGACGGGCCCGAGGACGGCGAGGCGGTGCTGGCCGACTTCATCGGAGTCGAGGAGCACGGGCTGCGGCTCGTGGAGGACTTCCATTCGCTGGCCCCGCTGATGGCCGGGCTGGACGAGCGGGAGCGGCGGATCCTGCACCTGCGGTTCGTCGAGGAGGCCACCCAGGCCGAGATCGGCGAAGAGCTCGGCTGCTCGCAGATGCACGTGTCCCGGCTGCTCAAGCGGATCATCGTCCGGCTGCGCAAGGGCATGCTCGGCGAGCTGGACCGCATCTGAGGCCGGGAGCCTCTCGCTGTCGGGCCGCCGGCCCGCCCTGCCTCGGGCCGGCGGTTCACACTTCGCCGAGCGTCACCACGGCCCACACGCGCTTGCCGACCGGCACCCGCTCGACGGCGACCCGGGACGCGAGCGCGTGCACGATCTCCAGGCCGTGCCGGCCGATGCGCTCCGGATCGCGGGGGAAGCGCCGGGGCAGCGCGTCGCTGCTGTCGTAGACGGACACCGTGACCGTGCCGTCCGTGCCCTCCAGGTCGAGGATGTACGGTCCCTCGCTGTGCCGGTCCGCGTTGGTGACCAGCTCGCTGACCACGAGGAGCAGGCTCTCCCGGGTGCGCTCGGTGATCTCGGCGCACCATTCGGTCGCGAGCTGGTTCAGGAACTGCGCGGCGAACGCCCGCGCGTCCGCTATGCATCCGGGTTCCCCGGTGTAGTGCGCCGCCCGCCGCAACGGCTCCACGGGCACGTCGAAACCGGAGGGTGCGACCGTGCCGTCCCGGTGCTCGATCATGCGTTTCTCTCTCCCACGCCGGCCTGGCCGGATACTGCTGCACCAGTCCTCGTACCCAGAGCTCGGCGGAGCAGTCCACGGTGCAGTGGTCGTCACACCGAGGGCGCGGAGGCGGCCGGTCCGGGAACGCCGGGCGGGAGGGCGGCGGCAACGAGCCGGGCCGTCGGGGAGCTCTCGGGCGGCGACTCGGGCAGCGGTGTGGAGGTGACCGGCTCAGGGGGTGAGAGGTTCTCGGGCCCCGACGTGGAGGTGCCCTCCTCGGGAGTGGACGTGACCAGGCCGGGAGGGGAGGTCTGCTCGGCCGGGGTCGACGTGTCCTCCTCCGGCGTCGACGTGTCCTCGTCCGGCGTCGACGTCTCCTCGTCCGGGGTCGAGGTGTCCTCCTCCGGCGTCGACGTGTCCTCGTCCGGCGTCGACGTCTCCTCGTCCGGCGTCGACGTGTCCTCCTCCGGGGTGGACGTCTCCTCGTCCGGCGTCGACGTGTCCTCGTCGGGCGACGAGGTGTCCTCGTCCGGCGTGGACGTGCCGTCGTCCGGCGAGGGCGACACGACGGTGACGGACGGTGTGGGCATGGCCCTCGGCGGCCGGGTGGGCTCGTCGTTGTCGCCGTCGTCGCCGCGGGGGCGGGCCACCCACTGGCCGTTCTCGGAGTCGCGGAGCACGAAGGTGGTCACGACCTGCTGGGCGGGTTGCATCACGACGACGTTCGCGGGGCTGAAGGCCGGCCAGGTGTCTCCGGTGCGCCGGTAGCCGCTGTGCTGCTGCACCGGGTTGGTCAGCGGGTTCCCGCAGGCGCAGCGCACCCGTGGCATGCCCCGGTCGTTGACCAGCACCGCCGTGCCGGACTGGAGGATCGCCTGGTAGGGCTGGGCCTTGCCGTCGCGGTAGCCGTGGTTGGTGACGCGGGTGTCCCACTGGAGCTGGACGGGGGTGAGGCCGCGCAGGTAGCCGGGCACGTCGGACGGGGCGATCCCGAGGACGGACCCGAACGCCTTGTTCTTCGCCGGGTTCTCCCGCAGGTAGGAGATCTGCCGTTCGACGTCGCAGGCGGAGACCTTCTCGGTGCCGCCGTAGACCCCGGCCCGGCCGGCGTTCAGGCGCCGCACCTCGTTCGTCCCGACCGACTGCGTCGGCGACGGGGTCACCGGCCTCACGGCGCTCTTCCCGGCCGTCGACCGGGTGAAGGGGTCGGGACCCTCCTCGTCCGCGGCCACCAGGAAGACCTCACGGCCGCCACCGCCGCCGTCACCGCGGGTGACCAGGACCCCGACGGTCGCCAGCGCCGCCACCAGCACGGCTGCGGTCGCGACCCGGGGGACGGACTTCCACCACGGCCGGCCCGGTTCCG
Above is a genomic segment from Streptomyces glaucescens containing:
- a CDS encoding FAD-dependent monooxygenase — protein: MRVKVACVGGGPAGLYLSILLKLQDPSHEITVHERGPEGSTYGWGVTYWRGLLDRLHLHDPESARALDEHSVRWNEGVAHVGDRTVRHAGDQGFGIGRHRLLEILADRARSLGVRLEYAHEVTADRLPEADLVVAADGVRSALRTRYAGHFGTEMTAGRNCYAWLGTTKAFDAFTFGFTETDHGWIWCYGYGYGPDRGTCVVECAPETLTGLGLDRADEAEGLILLEKLFADALDGHRLLGRSPADGGTPWRTFRTLTNRTWYRGNLVLVGDAAHTTHYSIGAGTTLALEDAIALAGALRELPTVPQALARYERERKAALLPAQSAARYSAQWYENLPRYLRLPPEEMFALLGQRHSPLLPHLPPRLYHRLDRAAGRLTALRRAKRWLGPRIARAAQARAGAGRRG
- the melC1 gene encoding apotyrosinase chaperone MelC1 is translated as MPELSRRRALGAAAALAAAAGTQAVAAPAATAAGHHPGPSTAATGHHPGTPASFDEVYKGRRIQGRPAAGGHHQHHGGGYAVLIDGVELHVMQNADGSWISVVSHYDPVPTPRAAARAAVDELQGARLLPFPAN
- the melC2 gene encoding tyrosinase MelC2: MTVRKNQATLTADEKRRFVAAVLELKRSGRYDEFVTTHNAFIIGDTDAGERTGHRSPSFLPWHRRYLLEFERALQSVDASVALPYWDWSADRTARASLWAPDFLGGTGRSLDGRVMDGPFAASAGNWPINVRVDGRAYLRRSLGTAVRELPTRAEVESVLGMATYDTAPWNSASDGFRNHLEGWRGVNLHNRVHVWVGGQMATGMSPNDPVFWLHHAYVDKLWAEWQRRHPGSGYLPAAGTPDVVDLNDRMKPWNDTSPADLLDHTAHYTFDTD
- a CDS encoding SRPBCC family protein, giving the protein MSQVEESIEVAVPVHTAYNQWTQFETFPAFMDGVERIEQRTDTLTHWVTKVDGVRREFDAEITEQIPDERVAWTTVAGDARQAGVVTFHRLDDARTKVMLQMDFEPDGVAETVGDKLGFVKRQTKGDLERFKKYIEERGQETGAWRGQV
- a CDS encoding ribonuclease H family protein, translated to MIGLMRERVVAACDGASKGNPGPAGWAWVVADETETPVRWEAGPLGRATNNVAELTALERLLAATDPAVPLEIRMDSQYAMKAVTTWLPGWKRNGWKTSAGKPVANQDLVVRIDELLDGRTVEFRYVPAHQVDGDPLNDFADRAASQAASGQEPAGSALGSPEPPPAPDAPSAGTPRRRPPAARRSGGGSRTIKAKFPGRCPCGRSYAAGEPIARNDQGWGHPECRTAAAG
- a CDS encoding VOC family protein is translated as MAVKPEGHPCWADAMFTDLEGAKSFYGDVLGWTFGESATEYGNYTQAYHDGKAVAAIVPPMPGQEGEGQSQWCLYLASPDAAATAEKIRHNGGEVLVEPMAVADFGTMCLARDPSGVAFGVWQSGTHEGFQAETGTPGAFCWAEVFTREPEKSDAFFPAVFPYRAKQLQDHGVDFRIFEAGDAPVLGRMRMTEEFPPEIPPYINVYFAVPDCDEAVAKATGRGGVLRFGPMDSPFGRFAALSDPQGANFTVIDVTRTEGEMPGTTEVS
- a CDS encoding VOC family protein, whose protein sequence is MTTDGFTTCLWFDTEAEEAAHHYVSIFKNSSIDRIARYPEGAPRPAGTVMTVEFTVNGQRFMALNGGPDFTFNEAVSFIVQCDDQEEIDYYWTRLTENGGEPGPCGWLKDKYGVSWQVSASRLDDMVGDPDPAKAQRAMAAMLTMGKLDLAALEKAYAGE
- a CDS encoding epoxide hydrolase family protein yields the protein MTTSPGTDAVRPFRLAVPDEALADLHDRLDRTRWPDQLPGVGWAYGVPADYLRELVRYWRHDYDWRAAEARLAAWPQYTTTIDGANVHFAHIRSPEPDATPLVITHGWPGSIVEFLDVVGPLTDPAAYGGESQDAFHVVVPSIPGFGLSGPTTEPGWEAGRIADAWAELMRRLGYERFGAQGGDWGAAISRELGRAHPGRVIGVHLNLLPGAQATTEPTAEELAALGPEERERTLASWRGWSAWSSEGTGYAVLQATRPQTLAYALTDSPVGQLAWIVEKFKEWTDSGELPEEAVDRDRLLTNVMLYWLTGTAGSAARIYYERAHATGRAAAPAEPSTVPTAVALFPAELQLPLRHKADRTEHIVRWTELDRGGHFAALEEPDLLVADVRAFFRQLRQDGAG
- a CDS encoding ATP-dependent Clp protease proteolytic subunit, producing the protein MTPHTMPAPRAQEGDTPPTRFDDHLAAQLLGQRIVLLGTQVDEVSANRVCSQLLILSAEDPRTDISLFVNSPGGSVHAGLAIYDTMRLIPNDVSTLAMGFAASMGQFLLSVGAPGKRYALPNARIMMHQPSAGIGGTTADIEIQADNLEFTKRTIERITAEHTGQSPETISRDGDRDRWFTAEEAREYGMVDRIVDSFAEILPAATRRRTGL
- a CDS encoding ClpP family protease; its protein translation is MSGYTIPHVVERTPHGERSYDVFSRLLSERIIFLGTEIDDGVANVVIAQLLHLESAAPESEISIYLNSPGGSYTSLMAIYDTMTFVKAPISTFCVGQAASTAAVLLAGGDPGRRFVLDHARVLLGQPASGGRQGTVSDLALQAKEMVRIRSQVEEVLARHTGHDIATLRADMDRDKVFTAQEAVAYGLADEVLSRRLATV
- a CDS encoding helix-turn-helix domain-containing protein, whose protein sequence is MTDQPPNAARVIQLRPRAARPAHPGAATPPPAPVRPARPHGAAPKEPLWRDLVGDVLRRERLAQERTLKDVADAARISMPYLSEVERGRKEASSEVLAAAARALGLGLGDLLTMAQRELVRVTSRPAPRGRTTTTSSYDGLCLAA
- a CDS encoding RNA polymerase sigma factor SigF, producing the protein MDTASATALTGPEAPVVEQSERAGTGSGPVPAVVDPRAVAPRDARELSRQFFHRLQELEEGTREYQYARNTLIEMNMSLVRFAAGRFRGRGDDMEDVVQTGMIGLIKAIDRFDLSREVEFTSFALPYVVGEIKRFFRDTTWAVHVPRRLQELRVELAKAREELSSRLDREPTVAELATLMNISENEVVEGQIAANGYHSASLDAALTGDGPEDGEAVLADFIGVEEHGLRLVEDFHSLAPLMAGLDERERRILHLRFVEEATQAEIGEELGCSQMHVSRLLKRIIVRLRKGMLGELDRI
- a CDS encoding ATP-binding protein; translated protein: MIEHRDGTVAPSGFDVPVEPLRRAAHYTGEPGCIADARAFAAQFLNQLATEWCAEITERTRESLLLVVSELVTNADRHSEGPYILDLEGTDGTVTVSVYDSSDALPRRFPRDPERIGRHGLEIVHALASRVAVERVPVGKRVWAVVTLGEV
- a CDS encoding DUF6777 domain-containing protein, producing MSVEPPASGRPTRPPSGPLSDRAQPPSGPPPPPPAPTPGGDEPPPEPGRPWWKSVPRVATAAVLVAALATVGVLVTRGDGGGGGREVFLVAADEEGPDPFTRSTAGKSAVRPVTPSPTQSVGTNEVRRLNAGRAGVYGGTEKVSACDVERQISYLRENPAKNKAFGSVLGIAPSDVPGYLRGLTPVQLQWDTRVTNHGYRDGKAQPYQAILQSGTAVLVNDRGMPRVRCACGNPLTNPVQQHSGYRRTGDTWPAFSPANVVVMQPAQQVVTTFVLRDSENGQWVARPRGDDGDNDEPTRPPRAMPTPSVTVVSPSPDDGTSTPDEDTSSPDEDTSTPDEETSTPEEDTSTPDEETSTPDEDTSTPEEDTSTPDEETSTPDEDTSTPEEDTSTPAEQTSPPGLVTSTPEEGTSTSGPENLSPPEPVTSTPLPESPPESSPTARLVAAALPPGVPGPAASAPSV